GTTGCCGGTGCTCTACTGGATCGGCAAGGCAAGAGGGTTCGATTTAGACCCGAAGAAGGAAGACCTGCATCAGGCCCTCTGGCGCAAGGTGGGCCTTGCGGAGGGGGTAGCTGGAGTGACATGGGATGTGCTCAAAGGGCCGGTTCCTCCTCTGATAGCATGGCTGCTCGACTTCGATGTCCTGACCGTAGGGCTATCCGCCATGGCGGTGACGGCCGGTCAAATGTGGCCTGCTTTCACTCGATTCTATGGCAAGGAGAGAGGAAACACCACCGGCGTCGGGGCCGCCTTTGCCGTTTCCCCCCTGGCGCTGGGCTGGTCGCTGATTCCCATTGCCGCGGCGGGAGCCATCCGGGTGTTTTTCACCATGCGGAAACCGAACAGAACCACTGCCGAGAGTCTCAAACTGCCCGGCAAATCGGATTCGATGCCGCTGGGCGTGCTGGTCGGCTTTGCGATTTTGCCCCTGGTGGCGTGGCGACTCGATGAAGACCCGGTCGAAATCTGGATATT
The sequence above is a segment of the Dehalococcoidia bacterium genome. Coding sequences within it:
- a CDS encoding glycerol-3-phosphate acyltransferase, with product MIEVLFVIGAYLFGSLPVLYWIGKARGFDLDPKKEDLHQALWRKVGLAEGVAGVTWDVLKGPVPPLIAWLLDFDVLTVGLSAMAVTAGQMWPAFTRFYGKERGNTTGVGAAFAVSPLALGWSLIPIAAAGAIRVFFTMRKPNRTTAESLKLPGKSDSMPLGVLVGFAILPLVAWRLDEDPVEIWIFAAFFAMIVIRRLTADLQEDLKSVPRPNVSLVLRNRFLYDRSFH